One Methylophaga marina DNA window includes the following coding sequences:
- the mltG gene encoding endolytic transglycosylase MltG, translated as MKNTILLKTLMPALLAAVICTYIVIQYNRFMTTPLSIAEPVAFVVEPGSNLKRVSQQLYEQNITPITPIHLRIYGRVNDLASKIKAGEYELSPSDTLPEVMNKLVSGKVIMNSLTIVEGMTAQSLIDVVAAHPKIKHTIEKAELSEVMKALGKPDVVGEGWFLPETYHFPTGTTDIEFLKRAYEQMQTVLKQAWEYRAKDLPYESPYEVLIMASIIEKETAVADERPEIAGVFVRRLEKGMRLQTDPTVIYGIRKNFDGNLRKKDLRTDTPYNTYTRSGLPPTPICLPSRESINAALHPAKGNSLYFVATGIDGRHIFSSNLADHNKAVRKYQLNKQ; from the coding sequence ATGAAGAATACGATTTTATTAAAAACTCTCATGCCGGCGTTGTTAGCTGCTGTCATCTGTACCTATATTGTTATCCAATACAACCGTTTTATGACCACACCGCTTTCCATTGCTGAGCCGGTAGCATTTGTTGTCGAACCGGGTAGTAATCTTAAGCGTGTCAGTCAGCAATTATACGAGCAAAATATTACTCCAATCACGCCGATACACTTGCGAATTTATGGAAGAGTCAATGACTTAGCCAGCAAGATTAAAGCAGGTGAATATGAGTTGTCCCCGAGTGATACCTTGCCAGAAGTCATGAATAAACTCGTCTCTGGCAAAGTGATAATGAACTCACTGACCATCGTTGAGGGAATGACAGCACAGTCACTTATTGATGTAGTAGCCGCTCATCCAAAAATCAAACACACCATAGAAAAGGCGGAGCTAAGTGAGGTCATGAAAGCCTTAGGCAAACCAGATGTAGTAGGTGAGGGTTGGTTTCTTCCTGAAACATATCATTTTCCTACTGGTACCACCGATATTGAATTTTTGAAACGTGCATACGAACAGATGCAGACGGTCTTAAAACAAGCATGGGAATATCGTGCTAAGGACCTTCCATATGAATCACCTTATGAGGTGTTGATCATGGCGTCTATTATCGAAAAAGAAACCGCCGTGGCTGATGAGCGACCAGAAATTGCTGGTGTATTTGTGCGCAGACTAGAAAAAGGCATGCGGCTACAAACAGATCCAACTGTGATTTATGGCATCAGGAAAAACTTTGATGGTAATTTACGTAAGAAAGATCTGAGAACTGACACTCCCTACAATACATACACACGTAGTGGTTTACCACCGACCCCTATTTGTTTACCAAGTAGAGAATCAATCAACGCTGCACTTCATCCAGCTAAAGGTAACAGCTTATACTTTGTAGCAACGGGTATAGATGGCAGACATATCTTTTCATCCAATCTGGCCGACCACAATAAAGCGGTAAGAAAGTATCAATTGAATAAACAATGA
- the pabC gene encoding aminodeoxychorismate lyase, which yields MSEPVILINGQPATTLSVADRGLQYGDGLFETIPFRHGKLEYLDAHIERLLRGCNRLQIDFTDLALLQHELVTLCAQTAEDAVIKIMITRGSGGRGYKPPLDALPQRIIASHPLPDYPTHYSEGVTVQLCSIRLSSNPLLAGIKHLNRLEQVLARNEWSTDAIAEGLMLDYQDRLVEGTMSNLFLVKDEHLLTPNLNESGIEGIMRQRVIELASVLNMPTEITTLNMDDLYQADEVFLTNSLINIWPVTALSGTNKTWSHGTITQRLQKALSTTDN from the coding sequence TTGAGTGAACCGGTGATTCTGATAAATGGTCAACCGGCAACAACGCTTTCAGTAGCAGACCGTGGCCTTCAATACGGCGACGGTCTGTTTGAAACTATCCCTTTTCGACATGGAAAACTAGAATACCTCGATGCCCATATTGAACGATTACTTCGCGGGTGCAATCGCTTACAAATCGACTTCACTGATTTAGCATTACTTCAGCATGAGTTAGTCACACTTTGTGCGCAGACAGCAGAAGATGCTGTGATAAAAATCATGATTACTCGTGGTAGCGGTGGGCGCGGCTATAAACCGCCTCTGGATGCATTGCCCCAACGTATTATTGCCAGTCATCCTTTACCAGACTATCCCACTCATTATTCCGAAGGCGTCACAGTTCAACTCTGTTCAATACGACTTTCTTCGAATCCACTATTGGCTGGCATAAAGCATTTGAACCGTCTTGAACAAGTGCTAGCGCGTAATGAATGGTCTACTGACGCGATTGCAGAAGGCTTGATGTTAGACTACCAAGACCGGCTTGTTGAAGGGACAATGAGTAATCTGTTTCTGGTCAAAGATGAACATTTATTGACACCGAATCTGAATGAGAGCGGGATAGAAGGGATTATGCGTCAGCGAGTAATAGAACTTGCCTCAGTTTTAAATATGCCCACTGAAATAACGACCTTAAACATGGATGATTTGTACCAAGCGGATGAAGTCTTCCTCACAAACAGTCTGATTAACATATGGCCAGTCACTGCACTGAGCGGAACCAATAAAACATGGTCTCACGGCACTATAACACAACGTTTGCAAAAGGCATTGAGCACTACTGACAATTGA
- the fabF gene encoding beta-ketoacyl-ACP synthase II gives MSKRRVVVTGLGAVTPVGLTVKESWENIVAGKSGVAPLTLFDVSDFTVRFGASVKNFDVTSVIPKKDAKKMDTFIHYGIAAAKEAIEDAGLVITDENAERIGVAIGSGIGGLPGIEAGYDSYLNGGPRKISPFFVPSNIINMISGNLSIMYGMKGPNTAIVTACSTGTHCISAAGRMIQYGDADVMIAGGAEMATSKTGLGGFAAARALSTRNDDPAAASRPWDKDRDGFVLGDGAGVIVLEEYEHAVKRGATIYAELVGSGMSSDAYHMTSPSEGGEGAARCMVNAIKDAGLNPEAIDYINAHGTSTPAGDAAETQAIKKALGDAANNVAISSTKSMIGHLLGAAGGVEAVFSLLAIRDQVAPPTINLDNQDESCDLDYVPNTARQMKIDVAMSNSFGFGGTNGTVIFKKLS, from the coding sequence ATGTCGAAAAGACGCGTTGTCGTTACTGGTCTTGGAGCTGTTACGCCAGTCGGGCTGACAGTAAAAGAAAGCTGGGAAAATATTGTTGCAGGAAAAAGTGGTGTAGCACCGCTGACGTTGTTTGATGTTTCAGATTTTACTGTTCGCTTTGGTGCGAGCGTGAAAAATTTTGACGTCACATCAGTCATTCCTAAAAAAGACGCCAAAAAAATGGATACCTTCATTCATTACGGTATCGCAGCAGCCAAAGAAGCTATTGAAGACGCTGGACTGGTTATTACCGATGAAAATGCAGAAAGAATTGGTGTTGCTATTGGTTCAGGTATTGGCGGCTTACCCGGTATCGAAGCAGGTTACGACAGTTATTTGAATGGTGGACCTCGTAAAATCTCACCTTTCTTTGTACCGAGTAATATCATTAATATGATATCGGGCAATTTATCCATCATGTATGGAATGAAAGGGCCTAATACGGCTATCGTAACAGCTTGCTCAACGGGTACACACTGTATCTCTGCTGCGGGACGCATGATTCAATATGGTGATGCCGATGTCATGATTGCCGGTGGCGCAGAAATGGCCACATCGAAAACCGGTCTTGGTGGCTTCGCCGCAGCACGTGCATTGTCAACGCGAAATGATGATCCTGCAGCGGCTAGTCGTCCGTGGGATAAAGACCGTGATGGTTTTGTATTAGGTGATGGTGCGGGTGTCATTGTCCTGGAAGAGTATGAACATGCAGTGAAGCGTGGTGCCACTATCTATGCTGAACTTGTTGGTTCAGGCATGAGCAGTGACGCGTATCATATGACATCACCTTCTGAAGGCGGAGAAGGCGCTGCACGCTGTATGGTCAATGCGATCAAGGATGCAGGTTTAAATCCTGAAGCAATCGATTATATCAATGCACATGGCACATCGACTCCTGCAGGTGATGCCGCTGAGACACAAGCCATCAAAAAAGCATTAGGTGATGCGGCAAACAACGTAGCGATAAGTTCAACTAAATCGATGATTGGCCACCTATTGGGTGCTGCAGGTGGCGTAGAAGCGGTATTTAGCTTACTTGCAATACGTGACCAAGTTGCACCACCAACAATTAACCTTGATAATCAGGATGAAAGTTGTGACCTCGATTACGTACCTAACACTGCACGACAAATGAAAATTGATGTCGCCATGTCTAACTCATTTGGTTTTGGCGGTACGAACGGTACTGTAATATTCAAAAAGTTAAGTTAA
- the acpP gene encoding acyl carrier protein, whose amino-acid sequence MSDIEARVKEIVVEQLGVNADEVTADASFIDDLGADSLDTVELVMALEEAFECEIPDEEAEKITTVKEAVSYINAHQS is encoded by the coding sequence ATGAGTGATATCGAAGCTCGCGTAAAAGAAATTGTTGTTGAACAATTAGGTGTCAACGCTGATGAAGTAACTGCGGATGCTTCATTTATCGACGACCTGGGCGCAGACTCTCTGGATACAGTAGAGTTGGTTATGGCTTTGGAAGAAGCTTTCGAATGTGAAATCCCAGACGAAGAAGCTGAGAAAATCACTACAGTTAAAGAAGCCGTTTCTTATATTAACGCACATCAGTCTTAA
- the fabG gene encoding 3-oxoacyl-ACP reductase FabG, whose protein sequence is MSLDGKIALVTGATRGIGKAIAISLGEQGATVIGTATSENGAVTISDFLKEANIQGRGIVLNVTDADAIDNVVSTIESEFGAPEILVNNAGITRDNLLMRMKDDEWDDIINTNLTPIYKLSKRCLRAMTKARWGRIITITSVVGAMGNAGQTNYAAAKAGVIGFSKSLAREVGARGITVNTVAPGFIDTDMTSSLPEAHKTALLEQVPLKRLGLPEEIAAAVSYLASTHAGYVTGETLHVNGGMYMS, encoded by the coding sequence ATGAGCTTAGATGGAAAAATTGCTCTGGTCACTGGAGCTACACGCGGCATTGGTAAGGCGATTGCGATCAGTTTGGGGGAGCAAGGTGCAACTGTTATCGGTACAGCAACATCTGAAAATGGTGCCGTGACTATTTCAGACTTTCTAAAAGAAGCCAACATTCAAGGCCGTGGTATCGTTCTTAATGTCACCGATGCTGATGCTATTGATAATGTTGTCTCGACGATTGAGTCTGAGTTTGGTGCGCCGGAAATTCTGGTTAATAATGCTGGCATCACACGTGACAACTTATTAATGCGTATGAAAGATGATGAGTGGGATGACATCATTAATACAAACCTCACTCCGATTTATAAGCTTAGTAAACGTTGCCTAAGAGCGATGACTAAAGCGCGCTGGGGTAGAATTATTACGATCACGTCTGTAGTGGGTGCAATGGGCAATGCTGGCCAGACTAACTATGCAGCGGCAAAAGCTGGTGTAATCGGCTTCAGCAAGTCTCTAGCTCGCGAAGTGGGTGCCCGCGGCATTACGGTCAATACTGTTGCTCCTGGCTTTATCGATACCGATATGACAAGTTCTTTGCCAGAAGCTCACAAGACTGCGCTGCTTGAGCAAGTCCCATTGAAGCGATTGGGGTTACCTGAGGAGATTGCCGCTGCGGTGAGTTATCTTGCCAGTACCCATGCTGGATATGTGACGGGAGAAACATTGCACGTTAATGGCGGCATGTATATGAGCTAA
- a CDS encoding beta-ketoacyl-ACP synthase III produces MMYSRIAGTGSYLPEKVLSNHDLESMVETSDQWIKERTGIKERHIAAENETTTDLAYQASLKAIEAAGINNDDIDLIIVATTTPTQIFPSTASLLQAKLNIAGCPAFDIQAVCTGFVYALTVADKFIKSGGVKNVLVVGAETISRIIDWTDRNTCVLFGDGAGAVVLQASEQHGIISTHIHSDGSFNRLLQVPTGPGSVVTDESPYIDMQGNEVFKVAVKTLSSIVDETLEANQLDKSDIDWLIPHQANIRIIAATARKLQMSMDHVVVTVDKHGNTSAASIPLALDVAVRDGRIKRGETLLFEAFGGGFTWGSALIQY; encoded by the coding sequence GTGATGTATTCTCGTATAGCGGGTACAGGTAGCTATCTGCCAGAAAAAGTACTCAGCAATCATGATCTTGAGTCAATGGTAGAAACCAGTGATCAATGGATTAAAGAACGGACGGGAATCAAAGAGCGTCACATTGCTGCAGAGAATGAAACAACCACAGATCTGGCTTATCAAGCGTCTTTAAAAGCAATTGAAGCGGCTGGAATCAACAATGATGACATTGATCTGATTATTGTGGCGACGACGACACCGACACAAATATTTCCAAGTACTGCCTCATTATTACAAGCCAAACTTAACATCGCTGGCTGTCCTGCCTTTGATATTCAAGCTGTATGTACCGGTTTTGTTTATGCGCTGACTGTGGCCGATAAATTCATCAAATCTGGCGGTGTTAAGAATGTGCTTGTTGTTGGTGCTGAAACTATTTCACGCATCATCGATTGGACTGACAGAAATACATGTGTGCTATTTGGTGATGGGGCAGGAGCGGTAGTGCTTCAAGCCTCAGAACAGCATGGTATTATTTCAACACATATCCATTCAGATGGCAGTTTCAATCGTTTGTTACAAGTCCCAACGGGTCCCGGTTCCGTAGTGACTGATGAATCTCCATATATCGATATGCAGGGTAATGAAGTATTCAAGGTTGCCGTCAAAACGCTCAGTAGTATTGTTGATGAAACACTGGAGGCTAATCAGCTTGATAAAAGCGATATCGATTGGTTAATTCCCCATCAAGCTAATATTCGAATTATCGCGGCTACAGCACGAAAGCTACAGATGTCTATGGATCACGTTGTGGTTACTGTAGATAAACATGGTAATACTTCAGCGGCATCAATACCGTTGGCGCTTGATGTAGCGGTACGTGATGGTCGCATAAAACGTGGTGAGACTTTATTGTTTGAAGCCTTTGGTGGCGGATTCACATGGGGTTCAGCCCTTATTCAGTACTGA
- the plsX gene encoding phosphate acyltransferase PlsX has product MSLTISIDAMGGDHGPQVVIPAAISALKKHPDVTLILVGDEETIHSHLQKNGVDNEPRLIVHHASQQVEMDELPSQALRGKKDSSMRVAINLVKEGQAAACVSAGNTGALMATARFVLKTLPGIERPAIVSALPTMKGHTYVLDLGANVDSSAAHLVQFALMGSVLAELVDGKDKPKVGLLNIGSEEIKGNERVKEASRLLEQTDLNYIGYVEGDGLYHGEADVLVCDGFVGNVALKTSEGVVHMIRHYLRQSFTRNWLTKLAGLIASPVLKHFRNELDPRAYNGANLIGLQGIVIKSHGGADEFAFANAINIAIVEAAQDVPKNITKHLEVLLEGQVL; this is encoded by the coding sequence TTGAGCCTGACGATATCAATTGATGCAATGGGCGGGGATCACGGACCTCAAGTCGTGATCCCCGCTGCCATATCAGCATTAAAAAAACATCCAGATGTCACATTAATTCTTGTTGGTGATGAAGAAACTATTCATTCACACCTTCAAAAAAATGGTGTTGATAACGAACCAAGATTAATTGTCCATCATGCTTCTCAGCAGGTAGAGATGGATGAATTACCCTCCCAAGCACTACGCGGAAAGAAAGATTCCTCAATGCGAGTGGCTATTAACTTAGTCAAAGAAGGTCAAGCTGCTGCTTGTGTCAGTGCCGGTAATACTGGTGCCTTGATGGCTACAGCCAGATTTGTTTTAAAAACATTACCAGGTATCGAAAGACCCGCTATTGTTTCAGCTTTGCCAACGATGAAAGGGCATACCTATGTTCTGGATCTAGGGGCTAATGTTGATTCAAGTGCTGCACACCTGGTTCAGTTTGCTTTAATGGGCTCTGTTCTTGCTGAATTGGTTGATGGTAAAGATAAACCCAAGGTTGGCTTACTTAATATTGGTTCAGAAGAAATCAAAGGTAATGAGCGGGTAAAAGAAGCCTCTCGGCTGCTAGAGCAAACGGATCTTAACTACATCGGTTACGTTGAAGGTGATGGTTTATACCATGGTGAAGCAGATGTGCTTGTTTGTGACGGTTTTGTCGGCAATGTGGCGTTGAAAACGAGTGAAGGCGTTGTTCATATGATTCGTCATTACTTGCGACAATCATTTACCCGAAACTGGTTGACGAAATTGGCCGGATTAATTGCCTCACCAGTATTAAAACATTTCCGTAACGAGTTAGATCCGCGTGCATACAATGGTGCGAATTTAATTGGCTTACAAGGTATCGTGATTAAAAGTCACGGTGGCGCAGATGAGTTTGCGTTCGCTAATGCCATTAACATTGCTATTGTAGAAGCCGCCCAGGACGTACCTAAAAATATAACAAAACACTTGGAAGTGTTACTGGAAGGACAAGTATTGTGA
- the rpmF gene encoding 50S ribosomal protein L32 has translation MAVQQNKKSASRRGMRRSHDALTETTLSVDSTSGELHRRHHVSADGYYRGRKVVADKSE, from the coding sequence ATGGCTGTTCAACAAAACAAAAAAAGTGCATCACGTCGTGGAATGCGTCGTTCACATGATGCGTTAACAGAAACAACATTATCTGTTGATTCTACATCAGGTGAGTTACACCGTCGTCATCACGTATCAGCTGATGGCTACTACCGTGGTCGTAAAGTCGTTGCGGATAAAAGCGAATAA
- a CDS encoding YceD family protein codes for MRQQLPKEIDPFRFSHNGRELEGEIELTELSRLKPSLFSDSGTVKIKMRFDIDQTGTPYMQGNFVTTLSLTCERCMEELLYPVEVNTLLGLVKHERLVSRLSEQYEPWIIDETEFVNPADVVEDELILALPLVPKHDFDCLPKEVWQSGDEEIEETPEKQASPFAVLSALKSKK; via the coding sequence ATGCGCCAGCAATTACCAAAAGAAATTGATCCGTTTCGATTTTCTCATAATGGACGGGAACTTGAAGGTGAAATTGAACTGACAGAACTGTCACGTTTGAAGCCATCTTTATTTAGTGACTCAGGTACAGTCAAAATCAAAATGCGATTTGATATTGACCAAACCGGCACACCCTACATGCAAGGTAACTTTGTGACGACACTATCACTGACCTGTGAGCGGTGTATGGAAGAGTTACTCTACCCTGTAGAAGTCAATACGCTGTTAGGTTTGGTAAAGCATGAACGTCTTGTTAGCCGATTATCAGAGCAGTATGAGCCTTGGATAATTGACGAAACAGAGTTTGTGAACCCTGCTGACGTGGTTGAAGATGAATTAATCTTGGCACTTCCCCTGGTGCCTAAACATGATTTTGATTGTCTGCCGAAAGAAGTCTGGCAATCTGGGGATGAAGAGATAGAGGAGACACCTGAAAAACAGGCATCTCCGTTTGCAGTGTTATCTGCATTGAAATCAAAAAAATAA
- the purF gene encoding amidophosphoribosyltransferase, with product MCGIIGIVGHSEVNQALYDGLTVLQHRGQDAAGIMTCDDDGKFFLRKDNGLVKDVFHTRHMIRLKGKMGIGHIRYPTAGCSTSAESQPFYVNSPFGIALAHNGNLTNTKVLKDELFQTDRRHLNTDSDSEVLLNVLAHELQNSSKLTPQPQDIFNAVAQVHRRCRGAYAAVAMISGVGVMAFRDPYGIRPAVIGKRETEQGTEYVVASESVAVDILDYELVRDIEPGECVFIDTKGNFYSQQCAENPVKSPCIFEYVYFARPDSMMDGISVHKSRMRMGTKLAQKIKREFPEHDIDVVIPIPDTSRSAALQLSYDLGVVYREGFIKNRYIGRTFIMPGQTMRKKSVRQKLNAIDLEFRGKNVLLVDDSIVRGTTSQQIVQMARDAGANKVYLASAAPPVRFPNVYGIDMPSANEFVAHDRNVEEISKQLGVDWLVYQDLPDLVAAINKKSDVERFDTSCFDGEYITGDIDANYLYYIDAMRNDLNKQNSDKSNAVIELHNN from the coding sequence ATGTGCGGAATTATTGGTATTGTTGGTCATTCTGAGGTTAACCAGGCCTTATATGATGGATTGACCGTATTACAGCATCGTGGACAAGATGCTGCTGGAATAATGACTTGTGACGATGATGGCAAGTTTTTTCTTCGTAAGGATAATGGTCTCGTCAAGGATGTCTTTCATACTCGCCATATGATTCGCCTAAAAGGAAAGATGGGTATTGGTCATATCCGCTATCCTACAGCTGGCTGTTCGACATCAGCTGAATCGCAGCCGTTTTATGTCAACTCTCCATTTGGTATTGCCCTTGCCCATAACGGTAACCTTACCAATACAAAAGTTCTGAAAGATGAATTATTTCAGACAGATCGTCGACATTTGAATACGGATTCTGATTCAGAAGTTTTGCTCAATGTATTAGCTCATGAGTTACAAAACAGCTCAAAATTAACACCTCAACCGCAAGATATTTTTAATGCGGTCGCACAGGTTCATCGTCGTTGCAGAGGCGCTTATGCTGCTGTTGCCATGATCTCAGGGGTTGGCGTCATGGCATTTCGTGACCCATATGGCATTCGACCAGCGGTCATCGGTAAACGCGAAACAGAGCAGGGTACAGAGTATGTTGTTGCCTCAGAAAGTGTTGCCGTTGATATTCTCGACTATGAATTAGTCCGTGATATTGAACCGGGTGAATGTGTCTTTATTGATACAAAAGGTAACTTCTATTCTCAGCAATGTGCTGAAAATCCAGTGAAATCACCTTGTATTTTTGAGTACGTTTATTTTGCTCGTCCTGACTCGATGATGGATGGCATTTCTGTGCATAAAAGTCGCATGCGCATGGGTACAAAACTCGCGCAGAAAATTAAACGTGAATTTCCTGAACACGATATTGATGTCGTTATTCCGATACCTGATACCAGTCGAAGTGCCGCTTTACAGCTTTCTTATGATTTGGGCGTCGTGTATCGAGAGGGCTTTATTAAAAATCGCTATATCGGTCGCACATTTATTATGCCTGGCCAAACCATGCGTAAGAAGTCCGTTCGTCAAAAATTAAATGCTATTGATTTAGAGTTCAGGGGCAAAAATGTTCTCTTAGTAGATGACTCTATTGTTCGTGGTACGACATCACAGCAAATTGTTCAGATGGCAAGAGATGCAGGCGCTAATAAAGTGTATTTAGCTTCTGCCGCGCCACCTGTTCGTTTCCCGAACGTTTACGGTATTGATATGCCATCAGCAAATGAATTTGTGGCTCATGATAGAAATGTTGAAGAAATATCAAAACAATTAGGTGTCGACTGGCTCGTCTATCAAGATCTTCCTGACTTGGTAGCGGCGATCAATAAAAAGTCGGACGTAGAGCGTTTTGATACATCATGTTTTGATGGTGAATACATTACTGGGGATATTGATGCGAACTACTTATATTACATCGATGCCATGAGAAACGATCTAAACAAACAAAACTCTGACAAAAGTAATGCTGTGATTGAGTTACACAATAATTGA
- a CDS encoding CvpA family protein, translating into MVWVDYLIIGLIFMSAAISIVRGFMKEVLSLASWILAFWVAILFYSNLSTLLAEYISTPSIRLFLAFFVLFAVTLILGAMVNHLISQVVEKTGLTGTDRALGIIFGLIRGVALVTILVLAAGATPMPADSWWQNSILLEHFIKLAVWVRDLLPADIAQHINYN; encoded by the coding sequence ATGGTTTGGGTTGACTATCTGATAATTGGTCTGATTTTTATGTCAGCCGCTATCAGTATTGTCCGAGGCTTCATGAAAGAAGTACTCTCATTGGCTAGCTGGATTCTAGCTTTTTGGGTAGCCATACTTTTTTACTCAAACCTCTCAACATTGTTAGCTGAATATATATCAACGCCTTCAATAAGATTGTTTCTTGCTTTTTTCGTTTTATTTGCTGTGACGCTCATACTCGGTGCGATGGTTAACCATCTAATATCACAAGTTGTCGAAAAAACTGGACTAACGGGGACAGACCGCGCCCTCGGTATTATTTTTGGACTAATACGTGGTGTGGCGTTAGTGACTATTTTGGTTTTAGCCGCTGGTGCAACCCCTATGCCGGCAGATTCTTGGTGGCAAAACTCGATATTATTAGAACATTTTATCAAGTTAGCAGTGTGGGTACGTGATCTGTTACCAGCAGATATCGCCCAGCATATCAACTACAATTAA
- a CDS encoding SPOR domain-containing protein, with the protein MTLVQKQRLIGAALLVLVIGVIAWFLLASVAKKDIEDIVEKPIPFDSVIEPLDDEPERDEPITEVDVSLTDEGEKIAEKDTPLPEKQDTAPAPAPAPAPAPAPAPAPAPAPAPAPAPAPAPAPAPAPAPAPAPAPAPAPAPAPAPEAKNNETLWVLQLASFGVRDNADALSKELESMGYNPLIEILKTDDKPIYRVRLQPVSDRDKLEETAKILNKKLKLSTQILQY; encoded by the coding sequence ATGACACTAGTACAAAAGCAACGCTTAATTGGCGCCGCCTTATTAGTTTTAGTGATTGGTGTCATTGCCTGGTTCTTATTAGCATCCGTTGCAAAAAAAGATATAGAAGATATCGTTGAAAAGCCTATTCCTTTTGACTCTGTTATCGAACCATTAGATGATGAGCCAGAACGAGACGAGCCAATTACCGAAGTCGATGTTAGCCTAACTGACGAAGGCGAAAAAATAGCAGAAAAAGATACACCTCTGCCAGAAAAACAAGATACTGCTCCAGCTCCAGCTCCAGCTCCAGCTCCAGCTCCAGCTCCAGCTCCAGCTCCAGCTCCAGCTCCAGCTCCAGCTCCAGCTCCAGCTCCAGCTCCAGCTCCAGCTCCAGCTCCAGCTCCAGCTCCAGCTCCAGCTCCAGCTCCAGCTCCAGCTCCAGCTCCAGCTCCAGAAGCTAAAAACAACGAAACGTTATGGGTGTTACAGCTCGCCAGTTTCGGTGTTCGTGATAATGCTGACGCTTTATCAAAAGAACTTGAGTCTATGGGCTACAATCCTTTGATTGAAATACTCAAAACAGACGATAAACCTATCTATCGTGTTCGCTTACAACCTGTTTCAGACCGCGATAAATTAGAAGAAACGGCTAAAATATTGAACAAAAAGTTGAAGTTATCTACGCAGATTTTGCAATATTAA